The following proteins are co-located in the Streptococcus downei MFe28 genome:
- a CDS encoding DUF4422 domain-containing protein — protein MKTIKLIVATHKSFVMPDDSNLYLPIHVGAQGKDSIGYRPDNTGDNISELNPYFCELTGLYWAWKNLDCDYLGLVHYRRYFAKQGVRYRKGLDINQAILSQADCESLLDQADIIVPKRRKYYIETLYSHYDHTFDGGHLDEARAVIEHIQPDYLAAFDRVMQQRSGYMFNMYLMSKENSDAYCAWLFPILQGLYQKIDTKTLSAFEARLFGRVSEILFNVWLEKQDLTIKEVPFIYMEKVNLFRKGLSFLQAKFFGKKYGSSF, from the coding sequence GTGAAGACTATCAAACTTATCGTAGCTACTCACAAGTCCTTCGTCATGCCTGACGATAGCAATCTCTATCTGCCAATTCATGTGGGTGCTCAGGGAAAGGACAGTATTGGTTACAGGCCGGATAATACCGGCGATAATATTTCCGAGCTCAATCCTTATTTCTGTGAATTGACAGGACTCTACTGGGCTTGGAAGAATTTGGACTGTGATTATCTGGGTCTGGTTCACTATCGGCGGTATTTTGCCAAGCAGGGCGTGCGTTACCGGAAAGGTCTGGATATCAATCAGGCCATTCTCAGTCAGGCTGACTGTGAAAGTTTGCTGGATCAGGCTGACATCATCGTGCCAAAGCGGCGCAAGTATTATATCGAGACACTTTATTCCCACTATGATCACACCTTTGATGGGGGCCATCTGGACGAAGCCAGAGCTGTCATTGAGCACATTCAGCCGGACTATCTGGCGGCCTTTGACCGTGTTATGCAGCAGCGCTCAGGATATATGTTTAATATGTATCTCATGTCTAAGGAAAATTCGGATGCTTACTGTGCTTGGCTTTTCCCAATCTTGCAAGGGCTCTATCAAAAGATTGATACCAAGACTTTGAGTGCCTTTGAAGCCCGCCTTTTTGGCCGGGTCAGTGAAATTCTCTTCAATGTCTGGTTGGAGAAGCAGGACCTCACGATCAAAGAGGTACCTTTTATCTATATGGAAAAAGTCAATCTGTTCAGGAAAGGCCTGTCTTTCCTGCAGGCTAAATTTTTTGGCAAAAAATACGGTTCTAGCTTCTGA